A window from Kiritimatiellia bacterium encodes these proteins:
- a CDS encoding DUF3850 domain-containing protein has product MQHDITVSQFFFSLIRSGKLRFLPHRTHPGLRESDRLCLQEYDQIERRYTGREAFCHVDYILFGGQYGIEPGWMMLCVSFQYDHFEITRKGAVYEHSGCKP; this is encoded by the coding sequence ATGCAGCATGATATTACAGTCAGTCAATTTTTCTTTTCGCTGATTCGATCGGGCAAGCTCCGATTTTTGCCCCATCGGACCCATCCGGGCTTACGTGAGTCCGATCGTCTTTGTCTGCAGGAGTATGATCAGATCGAACGCCGTTACACGGGGCGTGAGGCGTTTTGCCATGTTGATTATATCCTGTTCGGCGGTCAGTATGGGATTGAGCCCGGGTGGATGATGTTATGCGTATCGTTTCAGTACGATCATTTCGAAATCACTCGGAAAGGAGCAGTTTATGAGCACTCAGGATGCAAACCATGA
- a CDS encoding protein rep, whose amino-acid sequence MLNHCQNPILAGPAEVFSPQLDTKETTVQSDDLPTYRDFLISGNRRTIDLTRSLYVDHDHLCGTNLTQSYDACRTFAWFVQHKKTGHVRVASARCNLRWCPLCIRTKRTLLVNSSGAWIKSLDRPKFLTFTLKHFSGPLDGQIDGLYKAFRELRRQPFIRRHLRGGIWFFQITKSKSDGCWHPHLHVLADCGYIDKFKLSSAWRTASHGSRIVDIRQVRDAKKAADYVARYASAPCRLDDFSRADALEIMTALKGRRIVGAWGTAKGVQLSPRRSDDADDWIRIDFFSVVHRNAPYDLVSRRVLTAWQEDEPMEIIVTEPPPEPPPLPPIELVAEQYIQGWLDFYK is encoded by the coding sequence ATGCTAAACCATTGTCAAAACCCGATTCTTGCCGGTCCTGCCGAGGTTTTTTCTCCTCAACTTGATACCAAAGAAACAACTGTACAGTCTGACGACCTACCCACGTATCGCGATTTTTTGATCTCCGGAAACCGACGGACCATCGATTTGACGCGGTCTCTGTACGTCGATCACGACCATCTATGCGGGACCAACCTTACCCAGTCTTATGATGCGTGTCGCACTTTTGCGTGGTTTGTACAGCATAAAAAGACCGGGCATGTCCGTGTAGCCAGTGCACGGTGTAACTTGCGATGGTGTCCTCTTTGCATCCGCACAAAGCGGACACTGTTAGTTAATTCGTCCGGCGCGTGGATTAAATCGCTGGATCGACCTAAGTTCTTGACATTTACTCTCAAGCATTTTTCGGGACCTCTTGACGGTCAGATTGACGGGCTCTATAAGGCCTTCCGGGAGCTCCGGCGTCAGCCCTTTATCCGCAGGCACCTTCGTGGCGGGATCTGGTTTTTTCAGATCACCAAAAGCAAGTCCGACGGCTGTTGGCATCCTCATTTACATGTGCTCGCGGACTGTGGTTATATCGACAAATTCAAACTATCATCCGCCTGGCGAACCGCCAGCCACGGGAGCCGAATCGTTGACATACGCCAGGTGCGTGACGCGAAGAAGGCGGCCGATTATGTAGCCCGTTACGCATCGGCGCCTTGTCGTTTGGATGATTTTTCTCGGGCGGATGCTCTTGAGATTATGACGGCCCTCAAAGGCCGCCGCATCGTCGGGGCATGGGGAACGGCGAAGGGTGTTCAGTTGTCCCCCCGCCGTTCGGATGACGCGGACGACTGGATCCGGATTGATTTTTTCTCGGTCGTGCATCGTAATGCCCCTTATGATCTTGTTTCCCGGCGCGTGCTCACAGCGTGGCAGGAGGATGAACCTATGGAGATCATTGTCACAGAGCCGCCGCCGGAGCCCCCCCCCTTGCCGCCTATTGAATTAGTGGCGGAGCAGTACATACAAGGTTGGTTAGATTTTTATAAGTAA